A single Ptiloglossa arizonensis isolate GNS036 chromosome 2, iyPtiAriz1_principal, whole genome shotgun sequence DNA region contains:
- the Tpx-4 gene encoding thioredoxin peroxidase 4 has protein sequence MRINSIVPNFKADTTKGPIDFYEWQGDSWVVLFSHPADFTPVCTTELGRLAVHQPHFERRNTKLLAHSVDNLQDHVDWVNDIKSYCQDIPGSFPYPIIADHDRTLAVKLDMIDEAGKDDPEKAMTVRALYIISPDHRLRLAMLYPTSTGRNVDEILRVIDSLQLVDKKPEIATPANWMPGDKVMILPTVKDEDLPKLFPGGVDKVSMPSGKVYVRTTTDY, from the exons ATGAGGATCAACTCCATCGTACCGAACTTCAAAGCGGACACCACCAAAGGTCCAATTGACTTTTACGAGTGGCAAGGAGATTC ATGGGTCGTGTTGTTCTCCCATCCAGCCGATTTCACGCCGGTTTGCACCACCGAGTTGGGACGTTTAGCGGTCCATCAGCCTCATTTCGAGCGTCGTAACACCAAGCTTTTGGCCCACTCTGTGGACAACTTGCAAGATCACGTCGACTGGGTTAAC GATATTAAATCTTACTGCCAAGACATTCCCGGCTCCTTCCCTTATCCAATCATCGCCGACCACGATCGCACCTTGGCGGTGAAACTGGACATGATCGACGAAGCGGGCAAAGACGACCCAGAAAAAGCCATGACAGTCCGCGCTTTGTACATCATCAGTCCCGATCATCGTCTACGTTTGGCGATGCTTTATCCAACGTCTACCGGTCGCAACGTCGA CGAGATACTCCGCGTGATCGACTCGCTACAGCTGGTCGATAAAAAACCAGAAATCGCGACTCCTGCCAACTGGATG CCTGGCGATAAAGTGATGATTCTGCCAACCGTCAAAGACGAGGACCTCCCTAAACTCTTCCCAGGTGGAGTGGACAAAGTTTCGATGCCTTCTGGAAAGGTCTACGTACGCACAACCACCGATTATTGA